ATATGGCACCCGCATCTCCTGATATTTCCGGCGCGGTATTCATCCCTGTTTCAGCCCTTTCCCGCTCAGCTCTTTCAGTTATCAACCTCACACGGCGTCTCAGAAGTGGGATACAAGCCGCAGAAGTGGAGGCAGCCCCAAGTCCAATGAGGGCAGCAACCCATGACGCCTTCGCAGGGCCCCAGTGTAGATGAGAGTCCGCTCCCTTAAATAGCACAAAGAATGACTCCAGGAAAAATGTCACTCCGACAATTAATGGAAGGGCAAACAAAGCGCGGTTCACGGAGTTGGCAGGGCGCAGTACAACGAGCCGCAACAATGCATACAGCGACGCAGCCACTGCGCCAGCAAACACTGGTGAAATGAACCATGACGCAATGATCGGGGCGACGCCAGTAACATACGGAAATTCATCGATCTTCTTAGCAAAGGAAACAGCGCCAAAACCACCGTACACAAGCGCAAAGCCAATTATAGCACCCGCAATGCTATGAGTTGAAGACACGGGAAGGCTCATCATGGTGGCGAATAACAACCAAATGAAGGTTGCACTCAATGCGCACATCATACCGTACATCAGCACATATGGTTCATTTGCAAATGTCATTGGATTCGCAATACCGCCTGATATTGTTGAGGTTACTTCAGACCCAAGAGAAACGGCACCCACAAACTCACAGATGGAGGCGAGTATAACAATTTGCCACAGGTTGAGTACTCGCGAGCCATACGTTGTACCAAAGGAATTCGCGAGGTCATTCATACCAACACCACAGCCGGTGAGGAACGAAACGATCCCACCGACAATAATGACCCATAAGTATGGATGCACCATGATGAAATATGGTATTCACttacttctttctccttgttTACAATAATCTTATAGCTTAAGGCCAGCACGTAACTTACTAATGCGAGTAGTTTTTAACCCTTGTCTAAAGATGTCGAGCAGTATGGAAAGGGCAGAAAAGTATTGAGGTACTGATGGAAAATGTACgcacttatttatttttacatgAATTCATTTTGTCTTGTTAGTTGTACTTGTAACGGCACTACCTTTTGTCGCAAAAGCAACTGTTGCGGTGAATACTTCATGGACTAAATGTTATCGAGAGGGGAATTAATGAGAACATTACGCTACGACGTACTTTACTTTcgatctctttccttctcttacTTGCAACAACCACGTGCCGGGTCACGTCTTTTTCTGAGTGTTTATCCACAGCAggtagtatttttttttttcccactcCAAAGTTTCTACAGAAATATAAAGCTGTGAAACCGCACGAggaaaagtgaaacaaacaaaaaacgagACGAGCGGTTCAGTGTTGCAGCGGTATGTGGCGGGACCGAAagtcccccctcctcttttctccgTGATTCCTTATTCAGTAACAAGTGAAGAGGAAGTTTgtaaacatatataaatgtaaataaatatatatatctgcttttttttaataaaatattcatttatttgaaaaaagggggaaggaagggaggatgATGCCGGGAACACAGTTTTAAAGTGCGGACAGTAATccgtatgttttttttttctgagtCCAACACTTTCAATTTGCACAGCCGTGCATTCACCAACGCCTGTGCGTGCGCGTTTGCGTCCGCGTGTCCAGTTATTTCGCTTCATATTATGGCACCACAATAACTGCAcgggaaacacaaaacacgaaGGAGGTCACGTGTCCCTCAAACCGAT
The genomic region above belongs to Trypanosoma brucei gambiense DAL972 chromosome 1, complete sequence and contains:
- a CDS encoding phosphate-repressible phosphate permease,putative — its product is MVHPYLWVIIVGGIVSFLTGCGVGMNDLANSFGTTYGSRVLNLWQIVILASICEFVGAVSLGSEVTSTISGGIANPMTFANEPYVLMYGMMCALSATFIWLLFATMMSLPVSSTHSIAGAIIGFALVYGGFGAVSFAKKIDEFPYVTGVAPIIASWFISPVFAGAVAASLYALLRLVVLRPANSVNRALFALPLIVGVTFFLESFFVLFKGADSHLHWGPAKASWVAALIGLGAASTSAACIPLLRRRVRLITERAERERAETGMNTAPEISGDAGAISENAAGVGAAVEGPVDTANRIVPPSSEPTSDSPTAKENPANNASGLTTPGVVDEALKFDVQIYDERVEYVFRYLQVFTAACASFAHGANDVSNAIAPFSAMYSIYINQQVVEENDVPLWILVLGGAGLVVGLATLGVRIMRLLGERITKITPSRGFSAELSAALVVSLCSAFGIPVSSTHCITGAVVAISIMDCGFRKVRWMMVGKMYLGWIFTLLITAAISALLFAQGIYAPSLTSQ